The Polynucleobacter sp. MWH-UH2A DNA segment CTCCATTTGGAGTCAGAATATTGGGTTCGCGGAGGGGTGTCCGAGCGGCTAAAGGAGGCAGACTGTAAATCTGTTGGCTACGCCTACGTAGGTTCGAATCCTACCCCCTCCACCAGATGTGCGGGATTAGTTTAATGGTAAAACAGCAGATTTCCAATCTTCGGTCAAGAGTTCGATTCTCTTATCCCGCTCCAGCATTAGTAGCAAAAAGAAAGGCCCATGTGGCTCAGTGGTAGAGCACTCCCTTGGTAAGGGAGAGGTCGGCAGTTCGATCCTGCCCATGGGCACCAGGCTTAGTTTTAATTAATTGTGTATTTCGTGTTTTGGTTTTGAAGAGTTAACTAAAGGCAGACAAAAATGGCAAAAGAAAAGTTCGAGCGGACAAAACCGCACGTAAACGTAGGCACTATCGGTCACGTTGACCACGGTAAAACTACCTTGACAGCAGCAATCGCAACCGTGCTCTCAAAGGCATTCGGTGGCGAAGCTAAAGCATACGATCAGATCGATGCGGCTCCAGAAGAAAAAGCACGTGGTATTACGATTAACACAGCACACGTTGAGTACGAAACTGCTGGTCGTCACTATGCACACGTTGACTGCCCAGGACACGCTGACTATGTAAAAAACATGATTACTGGTGCTGCGCAGATGGACGGCGCAATCTTGGTTTGCTCTGCAGCTGACGGCCCAATGCCACAAACTCGTGAGCACATCCTCTTGGCACGTCAGGTTGGCGTTCCTTACATCGTTGTGTTCCTTAACAAGTGCGACATGGTTGACGATGCTGAATTGTTAGAGCTCGTTGAAATGGAAGTACGTGAACTCCTGTCTAAGTATGACTTCCCAGGTGATGACACTCCAATCATCCGTGGTTCTGCAAAATTAGCATTAGAAGGCGACGAAGGCCCATTGGGTAAAGAAGCCATCATGAAATTGGCTGAAGCATTAGACACTTACATCCCAACTCCAGAGCGTGCTGTTGACGGTGCGTTCTTGATGCCAGTAGAAGACGTGTTCTCAATCTCCGGTCGCGGTACTGTAGTAACAGGTCGTATTGAGCGCGGTATCGTTAAGGTTGGTGAAGAGATTGAAATCGTTGGTATCAAGCCAACTCTCAAAACCACTTGTACTGGTGTTGAAATGTTCCGCAAATTGCTCGACCAAGGTCAAGCAGGCGATAACGTCGGTATCTTGTTACGCGGTACAAAACGTGAAGAAGTTGAGCGTGGCCAAGTATTGGCAAAACCTGGTTCTATCACTCCACACACTCACTTTACCGCTGAGGTTTACATCTTGGGTAAAGATGAAGGTGGTCGTCATACTCCATTCTTTAACAACTATCGTCCACAGTTCTACTTCCGTACAACGGACGTAACGGGTTCAATCGAGTTGCCAAAAGACAAAGAGATGGTGATGCCTGGTGATAACGTCACGATTACCGTCAAACTCATCGCGCCAATCGCGATGGAAGAAGGTTTGCGTTTTGCGATCCGTGAAGGTGGCCGTACTGTTGGCGCCGGCGTGGTTGCAAAGATTTTGGCTTAAGAAGCATTTAGAAATAAAGGGGTGTAGCTCAATTGGCAGAGCGTTGGTCTCCAAAACCAAAGGTTGGGGGTTCGATGCCCTCCGCCCCTGCCACGATTTGAACTGAAAGCAATATGTCTCAACAAACTGCAAGTCATTCTGAAGAAAAAAGCAGCTGGGTCTCAGGCCTTGCTGCTTTAATCGTCGTTGCCGCGTTAGTGCTTTACTACACGCTCATCGACCAATCTTTATTGGTGCGCTTAGCGGTATTGTTTGGCGGCATTGCTGCGTCAGTCATGATTGTGGCGATTTCTCCTGATGGGCGTCGTTTTATCGCCTATGCAAAAGATTCTTGGTATGAAGTAAAAAAGGTTGTTTGGCCGACTCGTAAAGAGACGACTCAAATGACTCTAGTCGTATTTGGCTTTGTTCTGATCATGTCCTTGTTTTTGTGGATTGCAGACAAATTAATTGAATGGCTAGTTTTTTCAGTCCTTTTGGGCTGGAAGTGAGTAAGCAAAATGACTGATTCAGAAGTGGTCGTAAATTCTCAAGCTGCTGGTAATAAGCGCTGGTATGTAATTCATGCCTATTCCGGCATGGAGAAGAGTGTTAAAAAAGGCCTCGAGGAGCGTATCGCTCGTTCAGGTATGCCAGAGAAATTTGGCCGTATTTTGGTTCCCTCTGAAGAGGTAGTTGAAGTGAAGTCTGGCTCCAAGTCTGTAACTGAGCGCCGCTTCTTCCCAGGCTACGTCTTAATTGAGATGGAAATGACCGACGAAAGCTGGCATTTGGTGAAAAACACGCCAAAAGTGACTGGTTTCGTGGGCGGCGTACGTAATCGCCCAAGTCCGATTTCAAACGCAGAAGTCACCAAAATCATGGATCAGATGCAGGCTGGAGTAGATAAACCGAAGCCTAA contains these protein-coding regions:
- the tuf gene encoding elongation factor Tu encodes the protein MAKEKFERTKPHVNVGTIGHVDHGKTTLTAAIATVLSKAFGGEAKAYDQIDAAPEEKARGITINTAHVEYETAGRHYAHVDCPGHADYVKNMITGAAQMDGAILVCSAADGPMPQTREHILLARQVGVPYIVVFLNKCDMVDDAELLELVEMEVRELLSKYDFPGDDTPIIRGSAKLALEGDEGPLGKEAIMKLAEALDTYIPTPERAVDGAFLMPVEDVFSISGRGTVVTGRIERGIVKVGEEIEIVGIKPTLKTTCTGVEMFRKLLDQGQAGDNVGILLRGTKREEVERGQVLAKPGSITPHTHFTAEVYILGKDEGGRHTPFFNNYRPQFYFRTTDVTGSIELPKDKEMVMPGDNVTITVKLIAPIAMEEGLRFAIREGGRTVGAGVVAKILA
- the secE gene encoding preprotein translocase subunit SecE; this translates as MSQQTASHSEEKSSWVSGLAALIVVAALVLYYTLIDQSLLVRLAVLFGGIAASVMIVAISPDGRRFIAYAKDSWYEVKKVVWPTRKETTQMTLVVFGFVLIMSLFLWIADKLIEWLVFSVLLGWK
- the nusG gene encoding transcription termination/antitermination protein NusG, with the translated sequence MTDSEVVVNSQAAGNKRWYVIHAYSGMEKSVKKGLEERIARSGMPEKFGRILVPSEEVVEVKSGSKSVTERRFFPGYVLIEMEMTDESWHLVKNTPKVTGFVGGVRNRPSPISNAEVTKIMDQMQAGVDKPKPKTLFEVGEMVRVKEGPFTDFNGNVEEVNYEKSRLRVSVTIFGRGTPVELEFGQVEKM